A single region of the Lates calcarifer isolate ASB-BC8 linkage group LG3, TLL_Latcal_v3, whole genome shotgun sequence genome encodes:
- the klhl38a gene encoding kelch-like protein 38: MACRPRDVFSFKDSELPSHLLAQLNILRQERILTDVLLCTEHQEIPCHRNVLVSSSPYFRAMFCSNFLESSQARVNLKGISSNVLAGIVDYVYTGCVTITMDIVLPLMQAASMLHYGGLFEACSLFLQDQLSPENCLSMIRLSEILHCESLRERAKEMAVRCFSDVAATEDFCELSLPELMCYLEDDRLCAEEEQVFETLLAWIHHDPFSRRGAIHDLFKKVRLRYIHPTYLFQFIANDPLVQSSTLCTEIIESVRRLMLTVSTKCSRELKPLWTTPRRYTCRETLVVVGGRKNNEQTSREALLYDERTHRWQWLAKLPLRLYKAAYVCIHSILYVLGGLSLCMTSGDSSVSATVYTLSLKTNQWRTAEPMLEPRYAHQSVSYLHFIFVLGGIGVDKRIAQSVERYNSMFNQWEAMAPMPTAVLHPAVAASDQRIYVFGGEDAMQNPVRLIQVYHISRNLWSRLETRTVKNVCAPAAVIEDKIYIVGGYTRRVIAYDTKANKFVKCENLKERRMHHSATVINNKLYVTGGRILNSHDVIEDSDCFECYDPKTDVWTSKGSLPYKLFDHGSLPLVCVSNRPNPP, encoded by the exons ATGGCCTGTAGACCACGAGACGTTTTCTCTTTCAAAGACTCAGAACTTCCCTCCCACCTGCTCGCCCAGCTCAACATCCTCAGGCAGGAGCGCATCCTGACAGACGTCCTGCTCTGCACAGAGCACCAGGAGATCCCCTGCCACAGGAATGTCCTGGTGTCTAGCAGCCCGTACTTTCGCGCCATGTTCTGCAGCAACTTCCTGGAGAGCAGTCAGGCCCGTGTGAATCTGAAAGGAATCTCTTCAAACGTCCTCGCTGGCATCGTGGATTATGTCTACACAGGCTGCGTCACTATCACAATGGATATTGTGCTCCCGCTCATGCAAGCGGCATCCATGCTTCACTATGGAGGTCTCTTTGAGGCCTGCTCTCTGTTTCTACAGGATCAGTTGAGTCCAGAAAACTGTCTGAGCATGATCCGGCTTTCTGAGATCCTTCACTGTGAGAGTTTGAGGGAGAGAGCAAAGGAGATGGCTGTGAGGTGTTTCTCCGATGTAGCTGCGACAGAAGACTTCTGTGAGTTGTCTCTCCCTGAGCTCATGTGTTACCTAGAAGATGACCGACTTTGTGCTGAGGAGGAACAAGTGTTTGAGACCCTACTGGCATGGATCCACCATGACCCCTTTTCAAGACGTGGCGCGATACATGATCTCTTCAAGAAAGTCCGTCTTCGTTACATCCATCCAACTTACCTCTTCCAGTTCATTGCCAACGACCCCCTAGTGCAGTCCTCCACACTTTGCACTGAGATAATCGAGTCAGTGCGTCGCCTCATGCTTACAGTGAGCACTAAGTGTAGTCGTGAGCTCAAGCCACTTTGGACCACTCCACGCCGCtacacctgcagagaaacactggTGGTGGTTGGAGGACGCAAAAACAACGAACAAACTTCACGAGAAGCCCTGCTGTACGATGAAAGGACTCATCGTTGGCAATGGTTGGCCAAGCTTCCTCTACGGCTCTACAAAGCTGCGTATGTGTGTATTCACAGTATCCTCTATGTGCTTGGCGGGCTCAGCCTCTGCATGACATCAGGCGACAGCTCAGTCAGTGCCACGGTTTACACACTCTCCCTGAAAACCAACCAGTGGAGGACTGCTGAGCCCATGTTGGAGCCACGATATGCCCACCAGAGTGTGTCCTATCTGcactttatttttgtcttaGGAGGCATTGGGGTAGACAAGCGAATCGCTCAGTCAGTAGAGAGGTATAACAGTATGTTTAATCAATGGGAGGCCATGGCACCAATGCCCACGGCAGTGCTGCATCCAGCTGTTGCAGCCAGTGATCAGAGGATCTATGTTTTTGGAGGAGAAGATGCCATGCAGAACCCAGTCAGGCTGATCCAG GTGTATCACATCTCTCGCAACTTGTGGTCAAGGCTAGAGACAAGGACGGTGAAGAACGTTTGTGCCCCTGCTGCCGTCATAGAGGACAAGATCTACATCGTAGGAG GGTACACCAGGCGAGTGATAGCCTATGACACCAAAGCCAACAAATTCGTCAAATGTGAGAACCTCAAAGAGCGAAGGATGCATCACAGTGCTACAGTGATCAACAACAAGCTGTACGTCACCGGTGGACGCATCCTCAACAGCCATGATGTCATCGAGGACTCAGACTGCTTCGAGTGTTATGACCCAAAGACAGACGTTTGGACATCGAAAGGCTCTTTGCCATACAAGCTATTTGACCACGGCTCTCTGCCGCTAGTCTGTGTTTCCAACAGACCCAACCCCCCATGA